A section of the Mergibacter septicus genome encodes:
- the rpsT gene encoding 30S ribosomal protein S20, translating to MANIKSAKKRAIQSEKRRQHNASQRSMMRTYIKKVYAAVAAGEKAVAEAAFVEMQKVVDRMASKGLIHKNKAANHKSKLSAQIKKLA from the coding sequence TTGGCTAATATCAAGTCAGCGAAAAAACGTGCGATTCAATCTGAAAAACGCCGTCAACATAATGCAAGCCAACGCTCTATGATGCGTACTTATATCAAAAAAGTTTATGCAGCAGTAGCAGCTGGTGAGAAAGCAGTAGCAGAAGCAGCTTTTGTTGAGATGCAAAAAGTTGTGGATAGAATGGCTTCTAAAGGCTTAATCCATAAAAATAAAGCAGCAAATCACAAATCTAAATTATCTGCTCAAATCAAAAAATTAGCTTAA
- the mltF gene encoding membrane-bound lytic murein transglycosylase MltF, translating to MKGLLLRIVFTVALLLWAIDMVFPWHHYTAKQNNHYQQIQQRGSLIVGTINHPVSYFINSNGEAGLEYELTKAFAQYLGVKLKIKTFRNTKTLFQALNDHQIDLAAANLIFSPERAEDFQIGPTYYSSSWQVIYRKGEKRPYTVKELINATKTGNKLIIPQDSDVETLLLELKNTYPELIWQTNNHFSPEQALLEVADGKADYTIVDSLDVRSAQQVKPNLAVAFDLNDETSVNWYLANDRYNELQAALLNFMHNATENGSINRLEEKYFSHFNRFNSVDMRAYLNAIQTVLPQYIPLFQKYAGSLDWRLLAAIAYQESHWDSKATSPTGVRGMMMLTRETANYMKISDRTDPEQSIKAGSAYLQLLMNKLPASIPKEDRIWFALVAYNMGLGHLLDLRRLTQQLGGDPNNWLDVKQNLPLLSNKKYYSKLKYGYANGYQAYQYVENIRRYMNSIINYYRIQKEQTNNQN from the coding sequence TTGAAAGGACTATTGTTACGAATAGTATTTACAGTCGCATTACTGTTATGGGCTATTGATATGGTTTTTCCTTGGCATCACTATACTGCCAAACAAAATAACCATTATCAACAGATCCAACAACGAGGCAGCCTAATTGTTGGAACAATCAATCACCCTGTTTCTTATTTTATTAATAGTAACGGTGAAGCTGGTTTAGAGTACGAATTAACCAAAGCTTTCGCACAATATCTTGGTGTTAAATTAAAAATAAAAACGTTTCGTAATACTAAAACGCTTTTTCAAGCATTAAATGATCACCAAATCGATCTGGCGGCAGCGAACTTAATTTTTTCCCCCGAACGTGCCGAAGATTTTCAAATTGGTCCAACTTACTACTCATCGTCATGGCAAGTCATTTATCGAAAAGGTGAAAAACGCCCTTATACAGTAAAAGAATTAATCAATGCCACTAAAACTGGTAATAAACTGATCATTCCTCAAGACTCTGACGTTGAAACATTACTTTTAGAATTAAAAAATACCTATCCAGAATTAATCTGGCAAACAAACAACCATTTTTCACCAGAACAAGCATTACTTGAAGTTGCTGATGGTAAAGCTGACTATACCATTGTTGATTCACTAGATGTGCGTTCTGCCCAACAGGTAAAACCTAATCTGGCAGTGGCATTTGATTTAAATGATGAAACTTCCGTGAATTGGTATTTAGCTAATGATCGCTATAATGAACTACAAGCTGCATTATTAAACTTTATGCATAATGCAACAGAAAATGGCTCGATCAATCGATTGGAAGAAAAATATTTCAGCCATTTTAATCGTTTCAACTCGGTTGATATGCGTGCTTATCTCAATGCTATTCAAACAGTACTTCCGCAATACATACCATTGTTTCAGAAATATGCTGGTAGTTTAGATTGGCGTTTACTCGCTGCTATTGCCTACCAAGAATCCCATTGGGATAGCAAAGCCACTTCCCCAACGGGGGTAAGAGGTATGATGATGTTAACTAGAGAAACCGCTAACTATATGAAAATTAGTGATCGTACTGATCCAGAACAAAGTATTAAAGCTGGCTCTGCCTATTTACAACTTCTGATGAACAAATTACCAGCATCAATCCCGAAAGAAGATCGTATTTGGTTTGCATTAGTTGCATATAATATGGGGTTAGGTCATCTACTCGATTTACGCCGTTTGACCCAACAACTTGGTGGCGATCCCAATAATTGGCTTGATGTTAAACAAAATCTCCCCTTATTGAGCAATAAAAAATATTATTCAAAATTAAAATATGGTTATGCTAATGGCTATCAAGCTTATCAGTATGTGGAAAATATCCGCCGTTATATGAATAGCATTATCAATTATTATCGTATTCAAAAAGAACAAACTAATAACCAAAATTAA
- the cmk gene encoding (d)CMP kinase, whose product MTFTNQSNKKTTIITVDGPSGAGKGTLCLALAQKLQFSLLDSGAIYRVLGLAAVQAKCDFSEQALASLAKGLNVSFEPTTNGVEVWLNNQNVSQLIRTQEVANYASQVAVFPLVRDALLQRQRDFANGKGLIADGRDMGTVVFPKANLKFFLDASAEERAKRRLKQLQEKGISGNFAQILSEIEERDYRDRNRAVAPLVPATDAVLLDSTSMSISEVINTALEYIHNHLDIE is encoded by the coding sequence ATGACTTTCACTAATCAAAGTAACAAAAAAACGACTATTATTACTGTCGATGGGCCAAGTGGTGCTGGAAAAGGCACTTTATGTCTTGCATTAGCACAAAAACTTCAATTTTCCCTGTTAGATTCAGGAGCTATTTATCGTGTTCTTGGTTTAGCAGCAGTACAAGCAAAGTGTGATTTTAGTGAACAGGCTTTAGCTTCTTTAGCAAAAGGGCTTAATGTAAGCTTTGAACCAACAACGAATGGCGTTGAAGTGTGGTTAAATAATCAAAATGTTAGTCAGCTTATTCGTACGCAAGAGGTCGCCAATTATGCCTCGCAAGTGGCTGTTTTTCCACTTGTTCGTGATGCTTTACTACAACGTCAACGTGATTTTGCGAATGGAAAAGGATTGATTGCAGATGGGCGAGATATGGGAACAGTAGTCTTTCCAAAGGCAAATTTAAAATTCTTTTTAGATGCAAGTGCGGAAGAAAGAGCCAAAAGACGCTTGAAACAGTTGCAGGAAAAAGGAATTAGTGGTAACTTTGCACAGATTTTATCCGAGATAGAAGAACGAGATTATCGAGATCGTAATCGAGCTGTTGCCCCATTAGTTCCTGCAACTGATGCTGTCTTATTAGACTCAACATCGATGAGCATTAGCGAAGTAATCAATACTGCGTTAGAATATATCCATAATCACTTAGATATCGAGTGA
- a CDS encoding DUF2322 family protein, whose protein sequence is MNFQAVLATLPTIDGISQIEVLNGEQVIHRIFAVEGKLGSLKVYNALAQQFDAELTVTAAEQGLAWFAEHTQDAKENPGKHPNIDFLLNLIAHNQAFKLRVIRA, encoded by the coding sequence ATGAATTTTCAAGCCGTTCTCGCAACACTACCAACAATTGATGGTATTAGTCAAATTGAGGTTCTTAATGGTGAACAGGTTATTCATCGCATCTTTGCTGTTGAAGGGAAACTGGGATCGTTAAAAGTATATAATGCTTTAGCACAACAATTTGATGCTGAATTAACTGTCACTGCTGCCGAACAAGGATTAGCGTGGTTTGCAGAACATACTCAAGATGCCAAAGAAAATCCCGGAAAACACCCTAATATTGATTTTCTTTTGAATCTAATAGCACATAATCAAGCGTTTAAATTACGAGTTATTCGTGCTTAA
- the murJ gene encoding murein biosynthesis integral membrane protein MurJ, with product MSKGLLKSGLLVSILTLVSRVLGLVRDVVIANLLGAGVAADVFLFANRIPNFLRRLFAEGAFSQAFVPVFAEYQKQHDIDKTREFIAKVSGTLGGLVTLVTLIAMIGSPVIAALFGTGWFLDWLDDGTNAEKFTQASLLLKITFPYLWFVTFVALSGAILNTIGRFGVMAFSPVLLNVAMISAALFIAPHLSNPDIGLAIGVFLGGLLQFLFQIPFLKQVGFLVRPRWAWNDPHVIKIRTLMIPALFGVSVSQINLLLDTFIASFLMTGSISWLYYSDRLLEFPLGLFGIAISTVILPALSHHHASRTSIEQQGEIKFRQTMDWGIRMVLVLGLPAMGGIAVLAQPMLLVLFMRGNFALTDVQAASYSLWAFNSGLLSYMLIKILANGYYARQDTKTPVRYGIIAMVSNMFFNLLAIPFSYVGLAIASAMSATLNAYLLYRGLHRQDIYRFSAKSMLFLTKVLLSTIMMIITLYYFNPPLMQWDIMPFGSKISWLAVLILIAIIVYFSVLFLLGIRKKDFYSS from the coding sequence TTGAGTAAAGGTTTATTAAAATCGGGATTGCTAGTTAGTATTTTGACTTTAGTTTCTCGTGTATTAGGGTTAGTACGTGATGTCGTAATTGCTAATTTGTTAGGGGCAGGTGTTGCTGCTGATGTTTTTTTATTTGCAAATCGTATTCCTAATTTTTTACGCCGACTTTTTGCTGAAGGGGCTTTCTCACAGGCTTTTGTGCCTGTTTTTGCGGAATATCAGAAACAGCACGATATTGATAAAACCCGAGAGTTTATTGCTAAAGTATCTGGAACATTAGGTGGATTAGTGACACTTGTTACTTTGATTGCAATGATCGGTTCCCCTGTCATAGCAGCCTTATTTGGTACTGGATGGTTTTTAGATTGGCTTGATGACGGTACTAATGCAGAAAAATTTACGCAAGCCTCTTTGCTATTAAAAATCACCTTTCCTTACTTATGGTTTGTAACTTTTGTTGCTCTTTCAGGTGCTATTTTAAATACCATAGGGCGTTTTGGTGTGATGGCTTTTTCACCCGTCTTACTTAATGTTGCGATGATCTCTGCTGCATTATTCATCGCCCCACATTTATCTAACCCCGATATTGGATTAGCAATTGGAGTATTTTTAGGGGGATTGTTACAGTTTCTCTTTCAAATACCTTTTTTAAAACAAGTGGGTTTTCTTGTTCGTCCACGTTGGGCGTGGAACGATCCTCACGTGATCAAAATACGCACTTTGATGATTCCTGCATTATTTGGGGTATCTGTAAGTCAAATTAATTTATTATTAGATACGTTTATTGCTAGTTTTTTAATGACAGGATCTATCAGTTGGCTTTATTACTCAGATCGTTTACTTGAGTTTCCTCTTGGCTTATTTGGGATAGCGATTTCTACGGTAATTTTACCAGCACTTTCACATCACCACGCAAGTCGTACTTCCATAGAACAACAAGGGGAAATTAAGTTTCGTCAAACTATGGATTGGGGAATACGAATGGTTTTAGTTTTAGGACTTCCCGCTATGGGGGGTATTGCTGTTTTGGCTCAACCGATGTTGCTAGTACTTTTTATGCGAGGTAATTTTGCATTAACTGATGTTCAAGCCGCTTCTTATTCATTATGGGCGTTTAACTCAGGTTTACTCAGTTATATGCTAATTAAGATTTTAGCTAACGGATATTATGCTCGCCAAGATACTAAAACACCAGTACGTTATGGAATTATAGCGATGGTAAGTAATATGTTTTTTAATCTTTTAGCAATTCCATTTAGCTATGTTGGTTTAGCGATAGCTTCGGCAATGTCTGCTACGCTTAATGCTTATTTACTCTATCGTGGTTTACATCGGCAAGATATCTATCGTTTCAGTGCCAAAAGTATGCTTTTTCTAACTAAAGTTTTGCTTTCCACTATCATGATGATTATAACTCTCTATTATTTTAATCCACCATTAATGCAATGGGATATAATGCCGTTTGGATCTAAAATTAGTTGGTTAGCAGTGCTGATTTTGATTGCAATTATTGTGTATTTTTCAGTGCTGTTTTTATTAGGAATACGCAAAAAAGATTTTTATTCAAGCTAA
- the gorA gene encoding glutathione-disulfide reductase, giving the protein MAKHYDYIAIGGGSGGIASINRAASYGKKCAIIEAKYLGGTCVNVGCVPKKVMWYGAQIAEAINLYAPDYGFDITVNKFDFAKLRASRQAYIDRIHQSYQRVLGNNKVDIIQGFAKFIDQHTLDVNGEKITADHILIATGGRPSKPMIKGAEYGIDSDGVFALTELPKRVAIVGAGYIAVELAGVLHNLGVETHLFVRKHAPLRNFDPLIVDTLVEIMQQEGPTLHSHAIPKEVIKNPDGSLTLKLENGSEQTVDCLVWAIGRVPMTDNLNLSAAGVEVDEKGYIKVDKYQNTNIQGIYAVGDNTGAIELTPVAVAAGRRLSERLFNNKPNEHLDYHLIPTVVFSHPPIGTVGLTEPQAVELYGEDQVKVYQSSFSAMYTAVTQHRQPCRMKLVCVGKEQRIVGLHGIGFGVDEMLQGFAVAIKMGATKTDFDNTVAIHPTGAEEFVTMR; this is encoded by the coding sequence ATGGCTAAACATTATGACTATATTGCTATCGGTGGTGGAAGTGGTGGTATTGCATCCATTAATCGTGCTGCAAGTTATGGTAAAAAATGTGCAATCATTGAAGCAAAATATTTAGGTGGAACTTGCGTTAATGTTGGTTGTGTTCCTAAAAAAGTAATGTGGTATGGTGCACAAATTGCCGAAGCAATTAATCTGTATGCACCTGATTATGGTTTTGATATCACAGTCAATAAATTTGACTTCGCAAAATTACGAGCCAGTAGGCAAGCTTATATTGATCGTATCCATCAATCCTATCAACGTGTTTTAGGAAATAACAAGGTTGATATAATTCAAGGTTTTGCTAAATTTATTGATCAGCATACGCTAGATGTTAATGGTGAAAAAATCACCGCCGATCATATTTTAATTGCAACTGGTGGTCGCCCTTCTAAACCTATGATTAAAGGGGCTGAATATGGTATTGATTCTGATGGTGTTTTTGCCTTAACTGAACTTCCAAAACGGGTGGCGATTGTAGGTGCTGGCTACATTGCGGTTGAACTTGCTGGTGTTTTACATAATTTAGGTGTTGAAACTCACCTTTTTGTACGCAAGCACGCCCCTTTGCGTAACTTTGATCCCTTAATTGTGGATACCTTAGTTGAAATTATGCAACAAGAAGGACCAACTTTACATTCCCACGCAATACCAAAAGAAGTGATAAAAAATCCAGATGGTAGCCTGACATTAAAGCTAGAAAATGGCTCAGAACAAACTGTTGATTGCCTTGTGTGGGCGATTGGTCGTGTGCCAATGACCGATAATCTTAATCTCTCAGCCGCTGGGGTTGAAGTAGATGAAAAAGGTTACATCAAAGTTGATAAATACCAAAATACCAATATTCAAGGTATCTATGCAGTTGGTGATAATACTGGTGCAATAGAACTAACCCCTGTCGCCGTAGCAGCAGGTCGTCGTTTATCCGAACGCTTGTTTAATAACAAACCAAATGAACATTTAGATTATCATTTAATTCCAACCGTGGTCTTCAGCCATCCGCCAATTGGTACAGTAGGGTTAACCGAACCACAAGCCGTAGAATTATATGGTGAAGATCAAGTTAAAGTATATCAATCATCATTTAGTGCTATGTACACCGCTGTCACTCAACATCGTCAACCTTGTCGAATGAAATTAGTTTGCGTAGGCAAAGAACAACGTATTGTTGGATTACACGGAATTGGTTTTGGTGTTGATGAAATGCTCCAAGGATTTGCAGTTGCAATCAAAATGGGAGCAACAAAAACTGATTTTGATAATACCGTAGCCATTCACCCAACTGGTGCAGAAGAATTTGTTACTATGCGTTAA
- a CDS encoding cation:proton antiporter encodes MGIYTYFCFLSAISILLGFITRKISDKIQSTIAITAAAMVGSLVLILMGSLGLFDIDVIAKNVMQQIDFKSLLLDGMLGFLLFAGALGIKLPVLKDQKWEITIFALFSTLASTFFIGSLIFLASHLIGLPIPFIYCLLFGSLISPTDPIAVLAIIKNLRAPKRLSMQVEGESLFNDGVGLVVFITIFTIAFNGHTATFGNVMSLFLHEAMGGILFGFLLGLAAHLLISSTDDGSLEILLTLTIPTAGFLLANMFHVSGALAMVVSGIMVGNWTRHSGFSEQSQRYLDHFWEMIDHFLNSLLFFLIGFALLLIDFTVKGLIMMLLAIPICLGARYVSLWIPYSVLKYFRTYNPYTLKIMTWGGLRGGLALAMALSIPAKTVFIDNIDVKDIILVMTYAVVVFSILVQGVTIEKMIKKSKLVDPNKEEYLTPSSHFDLTNQTYKSEVK; translated from the coding sequence ATGGGTATCTATACATATTTCTGTTTTCTCTCAGCAATCTCTATTTTATTAGGGTTTATTACCCGTAAAATCAGTGACAAAATTCAGTCAACCATTGCAATTACAGCAGCAGCAATGGTGGGGTCTCTGGTGCTTATTTTAATGGGAAGTCTTGGTCTATTTGATATAGATGTTATTGCTAAGAATGTTATGCAACAGATAGATTTCAAAAGTCTATTACTTGATGGAATGTTAGGTTTTTTACTTTTTGCAGGTGCATTAGGAATAAAATTACCAGTGCTAAAAGATCAAAAATGGGAAATTACTATTTTTGCTTTATTTTCTACTTTAGCTTCAACCTTTTTTATTGGTAGCCTAATTTTTCTCGCTTCACACTTAATAGGATTACCAATCCCTTTTATTTACTGTTTATTATTCGGTTCTTTAATCTCACCAACTGATCCAATTGCGGTATTAGCTATTATCAAAAACTTACGTGCCCCAAAACGCCTTTCAATGCAAGTTGAAGGTGAATCATTATTTAATGATGGGGTAGGATTGGTTGTTTTCATCACCATTTTTACCATTGCGTTTAATGGGCATACTGCCACGTTTGGAAATGTGATGAGTTTATTTTTGCATGAAGCGATGGGAGGTATTCTTTTTGGCTTTCTTTTAGGGCTAGCGGCTCATCTACTCATTTCATCAACTGATGACGGAAGTTTAGAAATACTTTTAACACTTACTATACCGACCGCAGGATTTCTACTTGCTAATATGTTCCATGTTTCTGGTGCATTAGCGATGGTTGTCTCTGGTATTATGGTTGGTAACTGGACACGTCATAGTGGATTTTCTGAACAAAGCCAACGCTACCTAGATCATTTTTGGGAAATGATTGATCATTTTCTTAATTCACTCTTATTCTTCCTAATTGGCTTTGCATTATTACTCATTGATTTCACTGTCAAAGGTTTGATTATGATGCTTTTAGCTATTCCTATTTGCTTGGGGGCTCGCTATGTTAGTTTGTGGATTCCATATTCAGTTTTAAAATATTTCCGCACTTATAATCCATATACCTTAAAAATTATGACTTGGGGTGGCTTACGAGGTGGTTTAGCATTGGCTATGGCATTATCAATTCCAGCAAAAACAGTGTTTATTGATAATATTGATGTCAAAGATATTATCCTAGTAATGACTTATGCTGTCGTTGTATTCTCTATTTTAGTGCAAGGTGTTACCATCGAAAAAATGATCAAAAAGTCAAAATTAGTTGATCCAAATAAAGAAGAATATTTAACACCAAGCAGTCATTTTGATTTGACGAATCAAACATATAAATCAGAAGTAAAATAG
- a CDS encoding endonuclease/exonuclease/phosphatase family protein, translated as MRKIIYSILILLLFATITFMFPLSKLTIFDEIQFLHKNEPQYIYHEKEQTTFSSRCYTTNAQIPPFTRKQIKFLVWNIHKGQDKGWQQALKQYSHNADFILLQEATNQQNLPFLFSKMYPTQLFASAFSYKNTLSGVAILSTVAPYYYCAGSAVEPWIQIPKVGLAAAYPLINNQSLLVINLHLVNFEWIPTNYRKQLEEAMKLIAEHQGPIILAGDFNSWNKERLTLLTRLAKHYNLEEVKYKKDMRLKFNNNPLDHIFIRGVNVISATTELTLSSDHNPLFITIEIK; from the coding sequence ATGAGAAAAATAATCTATTCCATTTTAATACTATTACTTTTTGCTACTATTACCTTTATGTTCCCTTTGTCAAAATTAACAATTTTTGATGAAATTCAATTTTTACACAAAAATGAACCGCAATATATTTATCACGAAAAAGAACAAACGACATTTTCATCACGTTGTTATACCACCAATGCTCAAATTCCACCATTCACTCGAAAGCAGATAAAATTTTTGGTTTGGAATATTCATAAAGGGCAAGATAAAGGTTGGCAACAGGCATTAAAACAATATAGTCATAACGCTGATTTTATTCTATTACAAGAAGCGACTAATCAACAAAATTTACCGTTTCTTTTTTCCAAAATGTATCCTACCCAACTTTTTGCAAGTGCTTTTTCATACAAAAACACCTTATCTGGCGTTGCAATTTTATCTACTGTTGCTCCCTATTATTATTGTGCGGGTTCAGCGGTAGAACCTTGGATTCAGATTCCAAAAGTCGGCTTAGCTGCTGCATATCCTTTAATAAATAATCAATCATTATTAGTCATCAATTTACATCTTGTTAATTTTGAATGGATACCAACGAATTACCGAAAACAACTAGAAGAAGCAATGAAATTAATTGCCGAACATCAAGGGCCAATTATTCTCGCCGGTGATTTTAATTCGTGGAATAAAGAACGGTTAACTTTATTAACTCGCTTAGCGAAACATTATAATTTAGAAGAAGTAAAATATAAAAAAGATATGCGATTAAAATTTAATAATAATCCATTAGATCATATTTTTATTCGTGGCGTAAATGTAATTTCAGCCACCACTGAATTAACCCTATCCTCTGACCATAACCCATTATTCATAACTATTGAAATAAAATAA
- a CDS encoding 23S rRNA (adenine(2030)-N(6))-methyltransferase RlmJ, protein MLSYRHSFHAGNHADVLKHLVQILILQSLQQKEKGFLYLDTHSGAGHYSLVSKESEKTAEFQQGIARLWDQTELPEEIAFYVEQIKRINFTQKLTYYPGSPLIAANLLRPQDRAIFTELHPSDYPLLRKNFLHSSQIKVKREDGFHQLKAVLPPQERRGFILIDPPYELKEDYDLVVKAICEGYKRFATGIYAIWYPVVFRQQVKRLFKALEATGIRKILQIELAVKPDSDKHGMTASGMIVINPPWMLEAQMKKLLPYLTQTLVPEGTGKWSLEWIVPE, encoded by the coding sequence ATGCTGAGTTATCGCCATAGTTTTCATGCTGGAAACCACGCTGATGTTTTAAAACATTTAGTTCAAATATTGATACTACAATCACTACAACAAAAAGAAAAAGGATTTTTATATCTTGATACTCATTCAGGTGCAGGGCATTATAGTTTAGTTAGTAAAGAATCAGAAAAAACCGCAGAATTTCAACAAGGTATCGCTCGTTTATGGGATCAAACAGAACTACCTGAAGAAATAGCCTTTTATGTAGAGCAAATAAAACGGATTAACTTCACTCAAAAATTAACTTACTATCCGGGTTCACCATTAATTGCGGCAAACTTATTACGTCCACAAGATCGTGCAATTTTTACTGAATTACATCCTAGTGATTACCCTTTATTACGCAAGAATTTTCTGCATTCATCTCAAATTAAAGTAAAACGGGAAGATGGCTTTCACCAATTAAAAGCTGTCCTTCCTCCTCAAGAAAGACGAGGTTTTATTTTAATCGATCCACCTTACGAGCTAAAAGAAGACTATGATTTAGTTGTCAAAGCTATTTGTGAAGGATATAAACGTTTCGCAACAGGTATTTATGCCATTTGGTATCCAGTGGTATTTAGGCAACAGGTTAAACGACTGTTTAAGGCACTGGAAGCAACAGGGATTCGTAAAATATTGCAAATTGAATTAGCGGTAAAACCTGATTCAGATAAACACGGTATGACTGCTAGCGGTATGATTGTCATCAATCCTCCTTGGATGCTAGAAGCTCAAATGAAAAAACTCTTACCTTATTTAACTCAAACGTTAGTACCAGAGGGTACAGGAAAATGGAGTTTGGAATGGATTGTGCCTGAATAA
- the rpsA gene encoding 30S ribosomal protein S1 has product MSESFAQLFEESLKELETRQGAIVTGTVVAIQKGFVLVDAGLKSEAAIPVEEFQNTQGELEVQVGDQVQVALDAVEDGFGETKLSREKAVRHESWIALEKAYEDQATVVGLINGKVKGGFTVELNGVRAFLPGSLVDTRPVRDTLHLEGKELEFKVIKLDQKRNNVVVSRRAVIESENSQERDQLLENLQEGAEVKGIVKNLTDYGAFVDLGGVDGLLHITDMAWKRVKHPGEIVNVGDEITVKVLKFDRERTRVSLGLKQLGQDPWIAIAENHPVESKLTGKVTNLTDYGCFVEILDGIEGLVHVSEMDWTNKNIHPSKVVSIGDEVEVMVLEIDEERRRISLGLKQCKPNPWQQFAESHNKGDRVQGKIKSITDFGIFIGLEGGIDGLVHLSDISWNVAGEEAVRNYKKGDEVAAIVLQVDAVKERISLGIKQLEEDPFNNFVAANKKGAILSATVVEADAKGAKVVLEGGVEGYIRAADLNGEVASGDVVEAKYTGTDRKARIVNLSVRAKDEAEEAAAVANMNNKQEEVVIPNAMAEAFKAAKGE; this is encoded by the coding sequence ATGTCAGAATCTTTTGCTCAACTCTTTGAAGAGTCCCTTAAAGAACTTGAAACCCGTCAAGGTGCTATCGTAACTGGTACTGTTGTTGCTATCCAAAAAGGCTTTGTACTTGTAGATGCAGGTTTAAAATCTGAAGCCGCTATTCCTGTGGAAGAATTTCAAAATACTCAAGGTGAATTAGAAGTACAAGTTGGAGATCAAGTACAAGTTGCTTTAGATGCGGTTGAAGATGGTTTCGGTGAAACTAAACTTTCCCGTGAAAAAGCTGTACGCCATGAGTCTTGGATTGCATTAGAAAAAGCTTATGAAGATCAAGCTACTGTCGTTGGTTTAATCAATGGTAAAGTCAAAGGTGGCTTCACTGTTGAGCTAAACGGTGTTCGTGCATTCTTACCGGGTTCTTTAGTTGATACTCGCCCAGTACGTGATACCTTACATTTAGAAGGTAAAGAGTTAGAATTTAAAGTAATCAAATTAGATCAAAAACGTAATAACGTTGTTGTTTCTCGTCGTGCTGTAATTGAATCAGAAAATAGCCAAGAGCGTGATCAATTATTAGAAAACTTACAAGAAGGCGCTGAAGTTAAAGGTATTGTTAAGAATTTAACCGATTATGGTGCATTCGTTGATTTAGGTGGTGTTGACGGTTTACTTCATATCACTGATATGGCATGGAAACGTGTTAAACACCCGGGTGAAATCGTGAATGTTGGCGATGAAATTACTGTTAAAGTATTAAAATTTGATCGTGAACGTACTCGTGTTTCTTTAGGCTTAAAACAATTAGGTCAAGATCCTTGGATTGCAATTGCTGAAAACCACCCAGTAGAAAGTAAATTAACTGGTAAAGTAACCAACTTAACTGACTACGGTTGTTTCGTAGAAATTTTAGATGGTATTGAAGGTTTAGTTCACGTTTCAGAAATGGATTGGACTAACAAAAATATTCACCCATCTAAAGTTGTGAGCATTGGTGATGAAGTTGAAGTAATGGTATTAGAAATTGATGAAGAACGTCGTCGTATTTCTTTAGGTTTAAAACAATGTAAACCAAATCCATGGCAACAATTCGCAGAAAGCCACAACAAAGGCGATCGTGTTCAAGGTAAAATTAAATCAATCACTGATTTTGGTATCTTCATCGGTTTAGAAGGTGGTATTGACGGTTTAGTTCACTTATCAGACATTTCTTGGAATGTTGCAGGTGAAGAAGCTGTTCGTAACTACAAAAAAGGTGATGAGGTTGCCGCAATCGTATTACAAGTTGATGCCGTGAAAGAACGTATCTCTTTAGGTATTAAACAACTTGAAGAAGATCCATTTAATAACTTTGTAGCCGCAAACAAAAAAGGTGCAATTCTTTCAGCGACTGTTGTAGAAGCTGATGCTAAAGGTGCTAAAGTTGTATTAGAAGGCGGTGTAGAAGGTTATATCCGTGCGGCTGACTTAAATGGTGAAGTTGCTTCAGGTGATGTAGTTGAAGCTAAATATACTGGTACAGATCGCAAAGCACGCATTGTCAACTTATCAGTACGTGCTAAAGATGAAGCTGAAGAAGCTGCAGCAGTAGCTAATATGAATAATAAACAAGAAGAAGTTGTTATTCCTAACGCAATGGCTGAAGCATTTAAAGCAGCTAAAGGTGAATAA